A genomic segment from Streptomyces sp. NBC_00459 encodes:
- a CDS encoding AAA family ATPase — protein MTDQPPASLRDLLLHRLHHSDLAPQVRELLRALLPEESARSGGGRAGPVQLRSITAAGWRGIGPRTTLELPPGPGLVVVAGPNGSGKSSFAEAAETALTGRNSRWDGRRATDWQKGWRNLHSPDVTPEVCVELAVGERSEAVTLRRTWHGLKVDEARTKVEGSDGSERKLEEVVDAEALDLARPFLPYSELGSMINGTLGGLHDAFFKLLGLELLAEFDGRVKDTASECEQAIKHADALTARLLDALGPLDDARAREAAQALSGAKRDLGRVRALLESRTPAAEAELALLRRHASLAGPDPAEVRGAVVRLREAAIGAEETRYGSAEEARRLARLLEAAVEHQRRSQGTDCPVCGAENRLDRAWAEQARAEVERLQTEAAGAEAARQEVAVAVRAVHGLVQPVPVWLRGENSPLTALWQEWALCRDVTHPRELADRVERAVAALDDTCRQVREEAAGRLAEHDGAWQPFAVRLAEWLGAEEAAEAARERRKHARKARTWLRPIVDELRDERLRPFARRSQEVWQKLCEHSSVTLGSVTLAGTPGRGKVELDVSVDDMSAPAYSVMSQGELHSLALSLFLPRATHADSPFGFLVIDDPVQSMDPEKVEGLARVLDAYAQDRQVIVFTHDTRLQQAIAHLGIKATVLRVSRQTDSVVGVETLTDPVEQALAEARAVSLDPNLPQDVADHVLPAMCRGVVEVACLETVRRRLRDEKGLGLRAVEERVESLERTKSYVSLALLGDEKQHARAAVERICPGGWALVEALNSGAHTPLPTVGDRKELVRRTKALATAIRNSTGTQSAGGTQ, from the coding sequence ATGACCGATCAGCCTCCTGCGTCCCTGCGCGATCTCCTGCTCCACCGCCTGCACCACTCCGATCTCGCGCCTCAGGTGCGGGAGTTGCTGCGCGCGCTGCTCCCCGAGGAGTCGGCCAGAAGCGGCGGAGGGCGAGCCGGACCCGTGCAGCTCCGGTCCATCACCGCAGCCGGCTGGCGCGGTATCGGTCCGCGGACCACTCTCGAACTGCCGCCCGGGCCGGGCCTGGTCGTGGTCGCGGGTCCCAACGGCTCCGGCAAGTCGAGCTTCGCCGAAGCCGCCGAGACCGCGCTGACGGGGCGCAACTCCCGGTGGGACGGGCGGCGGGCAACCGACTGGCAGAAGGGCTGGCGCAACCTGCACAGTCCCGACGTCACCCCCGAGGTCTGCGTCGAGCTGGCCGTCGGCGAACGGAGCGAGGCGGTCACCCTGCGGCGAACCTGGCATGGGCTCAAGGTCGATGAGGCGCGTACCAAGGTCGAGGGATCGGACGGCTCGGAGCGGAAGCTGGAGGAGGTCGTCGACGCCGAGGCGTTGGACCTGGCCCGGCCCTTCCTGCCGTACAGCGAACTCGGTTCGATGATCAACGGCACGCTCGGCGGCCTGCACGACGCGTTCTTCAAGCTCCTCGGGCTCGAACTGCTCGCCGAGTTCGACGGCCGGGTCAAGGACACCGCGAGTGAGTGCGAGCAGGCGATCAAGCACGCGGACGCACTCACCGCGCGGCTCCTCGACGCGCTGGGCCCGCTCGACGACGCCAGGGCCCGCGAGGCCGCGCAGGCGCTGTCGGGAGCCAAGCGCGACCTCGGCCGGGTACGGGCGCTGTTGGAGAGCCGTACCCCGGCCGCCGAGGCCGAGCTGGCCCTGCTGCGTCGGCACGCGAGCCTCGCCGGGCCGGATCCGGCGGAGGTCCGCGGGGCTGTCGTCCGGCTTAGGGAAGCCGCCATCGGTGCCGAGGAAACCCGGTACGGCAGCGCCGAGGAGGCCCGCCGCCTGGCCCGGCTGCTGGAGGCGGCGGTCGAACACCAGCGGCGCTCGCAGGGCACGGACTGCCCAGTCTGCGGCGCCGAGAACCGGCTGGACCGGGCGTGGGCCGAGCAGGCGCGGGCGGAGGTGGAGCGGCTCCAGACGGAGGCCGCCGGTGCCGAGGCCGCCCGGCAGGAGGTGGCGGTCGCCGTACGGGCCGTGCACGGCCTCGTACAGCCGGTTCCGGTGTGGCTGCGCGGCGAGAACTCCCCGCTCACGGCCCTGTGGCAGGAATGGGCCCTGTGCCGGGACGTCACTCACCCCAGGGAACTGGCGGACCGCGTCGAGCGTGCCGTGGCGGCCCTGGACGACACCTGCCGGCAGGTGCGGGAGGAGGCCGCCGGGCGGCTCGCCGAGCACGACGGTGCCTGGCAGCCGTTCGCCGTACGGCTCGCCGAGTGGCTCGGCGCGGAGGAGGCGGCCGAGGCCGCGCGCGAGCGGCGCAAGCACGCGCGCAAGGCGCGGACCTGGCTGCGGCCGATCGTGGACGAACTGCGCGACGAGCGGCTGCGCCCGTTCGCCCGGCGGTCCCAGGAGGTGTGGCAGAAGTTGTGCGAGCACAGCAGCGTCACGCTCGGATCCGTCACCCTCGCGGGCACTCCCGGTCGCGGCAAGGTAGAACTCGACGTCTCCGTGGACGACATGTCCGCCCCCGCCTACAGCGTGATGAGCCAGGGCGAACTGCACTCCCTCGCACTCTCCCTGTTCCTGCCGCGCGCCACGCACGCGGACAGTCCGTTCGGGTTCCTCGTCATCGACGACCCCGTGCAGTCGATGGACCCGGAGAAGGTCGAGGGTCTGGCCCGAGTGCTTGACGCGTACGCTCAGGACAGACAGGTGATCGTCTTCACCCACGACACCCGGCTCCAGCAGGCCATCGCCCACCTCGGCATCAAGGCGACCGTCCTGCGCGTGAGCCGCCAGACCGACTCGGTGGTGGGCGTGGAGACGCTCACCGACCCGGTGGAACAGGCTCTCGCGGAGGCGCGGGCGGTTTCCTTGGACCCCAACCTGCCGCAGGACGTGGCCGATCACGTGCTGCCCGCCATGTGCAGAGGAGTGGTGGAAGTCGCCTGCTTGGAAACCGTGCGGCGTAGGCTCCGCGACGAGAAGGGACTCGGGCTGCGGGCGGTCGAGGAACGCGTGGAGTCCCTTGAGCGCACCAAGTCGTACGTGTCCCTCGCCCTCCTCGGCGACGAGAAACAGCACGCCCGTGCGGCCGTCGAGCGCATCTGCCCCGGGGGATGGGCGCTGGTCGAAGCCCTCAACTCGGGTGCCCACACTCCCCTGCCGACCGTCGGCGACCGCAAGGAGCTCGTCCGCCGGACCAAGGCGCTCGCGACGGCGATCCGGAACAGCACGGGGACGCAGAGCGCCGGCGGTACCCAATGA
- a CDS encoding helix-turn-helix domain-containing protein, giving the protein MDESVIDRVRKVMTTASISQAAFAEVVGLSPDKLSKSLSGVRRFTSYDLARIAEFAGATVDWLLTGREPLRPPFAARTSTPAMDEQGRGQLKDLVERFTTAHEVIDLLGLSPRLPELPAVRSDVKRYVDQGAALAEDALASLAATGSPTIGDMDTADLVQALERAFGVDVAKIALPDGIDGAAWQADGFRLIMIARTKAPTRQRFTLAHELGHILARDAQDLLTETHLAPGRQKDLTEVRANVFAAHLLMPHSEINSWVGENGLTDEQLTSLVVRFQVSPSALAARLAQLRLITSETAGRLRGLTTRDCHWLTGQSDLFEAGKTWSLARRLPFRPAQLLYDAYLAGDTTLRPLAAYTGQDVDRMRELLEPEPAPQEDAASGSDVDDGDLVFQP; this is encoded by the coding sequence ATGGATGAGTCCGTAATCGATCGTGTACGCAAAGTCATGACGACGGCCTCGATCAGCCAGGCGGCGTTCGCCGAGGTAGTCGGGCTGTCTCCCGACAAGTTGTCGAAATCCCTCAGTGGCGTCCGCAGGTTCACCTCGTACGATCTCGCCCGGATCGCGGAGTTCGCCGGCGCCACCGTCGACTGGCTGCTGACCGGTCGTGAACCACTCCGCCCCCCCTTCGCCGCCCGCACGAGCACTCCGGCAATGGACGAGCAGGGCCGCGGCCAGCTCAAGGACCTCGTCGAAAGGTTCACCACGGCACACGAGGTGATCGACCTGCTGGGCCTCTCGCCCCGGTTGCCGGAGCTGCCCGCTGTCCGTTCGGACGTGAAGCGCTACGTCGACCAGGGCGCGGCTCTCGCGGAGGACGCACTCGCCTCGCTCGCCGCCACCGGCTCACCGACCATCGGCGACATGGACACGGCCGATCTGGTCCAGGCTCTGGAACGTGCCTTCGGCGTCGACGTGGCCAAGATCGCTCTGCCGGACGGAATCGACGGCGCGGCCTGGCAGGCGGACGGATTCCGGCTCATCATGATCGCCCGGACGAAGGCGCCGACCCGCCAGCGCTTCACCCTCGCCCACGAACTCGGTCACATCCTGGCCAGGGACGCCCAGGACCTGCTGACGGAGACCCATCTGGCGCCCGGGCGCCAGAAGGACCTGACCGAGGTGCGGGCCAATGTGTTCGCCGCCCACCTCCTGATGCCGCACAGTGAGATCAACTCGTGGGTTGGCGAGAACGGCCTCACGGACGAGCAACTCACCTCACTGGTCGTGCGCTTCCAGGTGTCTCCCAGCGCACTCGCGGCACGGCTCGCGCAGTTGCGTCTGATCACCTCGGAGACTGCGGGCAGGCTGCGCGGACTCACGACGCGGGACTGCCACTGGTTGACCGGACAGAGCGACCTGTTCGAAGCCGGCAAGACGTGGTCACTGGCCAGGCGACTGCCTTTCCGCCCCGCCCAGTTGCTGTACGACGCCTACCTCGCGGGAGACACGACGCTACGCCCGCTGGCCGCCTACACGGGCCAGGACGTGGACAGGATGCGGGAGTTGCTGGAACCCGAACCGGCTCCGCAGGAGGACGCGGCGTCTGGCAGTGACGTGGACGATGGAGACCTGGTCTTCCAGCCATGA